In Cicer arietinum cultivar CDC Frontier isolate Library 1 chromosome 7, Cicar.CDCFrontier_v2.0, whole genome shotgun sequence, the genomic window TGCTAATAGtgattttctctctttttataAGGTTTCTTCTCACAATGTTAGTAatgattttctctttttataagGTTTCTATCTTTATAGTGATTGAAATTTGGGTCAGAAGGTGATAGAATACTACAAGGCaaatacaatataatttttgctttaaaaatattttaatatataagtcTAAAAAATGagtcaattataaaaaatatgttgttctTTAGAAAATGAGACCATGTGCGGTCACATATGATATATTTAACGTACATATGATactgtaataaaaaaaattattaaaaaaatacatctaaGGTCTCCTTTTAAAAACTAGGAACTATTAGTGTTTTATTCTCTTGAAAACTAAAGgattcaaacaaaacaaaaaaacacatTGACATCAAGTTTATGTTAAAAAGGTACAAAGTAGACATAATTAGAAACACTTTTTACTAATGGAGTGAAAATTGTGAAATAGACTCAACAAATAAGTAACTACAATGAATGGTGGAACTATACTGTTTTATTATCTGTCAAAAGAAAAACtatattgttttattgtttAGCTTACTGAGATCAACTAACTTCTACTTGTcaagatgtttttttttcaaaaaaaattggaaaatggaaaaatTATTAATCTTTCTATTTCACAATAAATGTTACTTTAACAAGAAAATTGTCTTAAAATCAAtgtaattctaaattttttatggaactttaattatttttatttttaattgtaccCTTAAAATATTACTACACATATCAGTggttaaaaatgataatttagtaaaaataagtATTTCTTATTGTTGAGTTAATGCGTCATGGACAACTTCTGCTTGTGAAGATAGTAGAAGGATTAATACTAAGTAGAATGTTTAGAATTGCAACAGAGAAGTATAGAAGAAGAAGGGAGAGGTAATGAGACAATATATCTCGTTAAGATCCGACAGTGGTTTTTCCGCGCGCCTTTTAATAGATTCCATTCACAACTGATTTCATGGCTCCTCCTCTCTCTGGGCTTGTTAAGAGCGCATCACTCGTGCATTAGTTAGAGCTTTCGTTGCGGTAGTATGTGTCTATTTTTTTAACTGTGTATCCCCAGATGTGTGAAGATAATAGAATTATTTAAGATATTGATCTCtctcaacatatattttttcatacaTACCAATCAAAGATCAAACCCCCCAAACAATTAGTTAATAGACTTAAGCATCTATCAGTTGTATCTATATGTTTGTTTGACAGTATGcatccatattttttattagaaattaaGTTTAATAAATTACCTCAAAGGAGTTTCAACCATTTTCAGAATTTGTCACTTAAAGTGTATAAAGTAAATTGTAAGTCATAAACACCCAGCATGCCATCCTTGAATTGCTACAGCAAATAAAGTTTATTATGTCTCTATGTTACATGATTTACAATCTTATTCTGTAATGTGGCATATGGCATATATAAGAAATGACATCTGATCACCAAACTTATTTTACAGACAAATATCAACAAAGACTTATCATCAGACAACTATCAACAAAGACTTATCATCGTATCGGGACATTTTACGTTCACGATGGACAACTACAAAGCATAACGTACAAGATGGAAGTCGCCAGGGCAGCCTTTCGGGCATCACATCCCACCTTACTATTTAGGCCACAACAGGATAGGAGGAACAAGTTGCAACACCtgaaattaaacaaaaaggATTAGCAAAAACCAGTAACTGCAAAATGATTATTTTCAGCTATATAAATTCAGAACTAATACTTTTAATACTACAACAACTCTAGCAAGgccaattttgaaatttttataattgcTCGTGCATATCACAATCTAAGGGCCTTAGCCACACTTACTTAATCATCAATATTCAAGACAAAAAACGACAATTGGGTGAGGTTACTTTAATAATTCTATAAGAATTTAGATCAGGTGGATCCTTACCGCACATATTCTTCCCCATTTCCATCTTGAAGTAGCCATGGTCACCCCACTCACTTCCCCACGAATTTTTAATGAGCCAATATGGTACACCGTCTTCAACTCCATACCCAACAGCAAGAACAGCATGATTCACATCCTGCCAagcaaattcaaattttgttaatttagtaTTATTGACATGCAAAATAATTGTATCGTAGGTCCTGTCAATAGGCAATTCATGATGAAATACCATAAATTCAATATAAACTATCGATGTATTAAACTTATAGCTAAGCATTTTGTTCTGAAAATGAAATTAAACACTAGATTGAGGAGGATCAGGTGATATCTTGTTATTGCAGAATACTCACCATGGGCGTGCTGCCACAAGTTGTACTAGTGTAAACTCCTTTCTTGTATAATCTGAAGTCATCCACCACCTGAAATGCCACACTAACAGGCCGAGCAAATGCAACTGCATGTTTCAACTCATCCTCAGCACCCTACACCCCAgacaattaaaaacaaaattagaaaATCTCATATAGATGAAGTTGAGGTTTGAGTGATCTGATTCTGCCATGTCTCTGCAAAGTTAACGGCAAGCAAGGCAACATTACAATTATCCATATCACCACATGCTGTGAAAAGAGAAAACATGGAGAATCTGTAAAGTTGACAAGCAAACTCCTAACTAACAGAAATATAAACTCAGTAACAGCTTAACCAACTTAAGTAATTAAATAAGCTGTAGCTAGCTAGAGTACAATTAACACAAACTAAACAATAAATTAACTATCAAATGTATGATTACCAAGGTGATATTGACAGATTCAAGGACTCGAACAGCAACGTTTTTAGATGTAAATTTGCAGAGACCATTTTCTCCGGTGTAGGGATATGCTTCCTCTGTCTCAAGGCCACCATTGTATTTAATGTATTCAAAGGCTTGGGATGGCAAACCACCGCTGCAGCCAAAGTTATTGAAAGAACCAGCACAGTCCACTAGCTGCtgctcagaaagagagatattCTTTCCAAAGGCCTGTGCGTAAGCTGCTTCCAATGCTCCAGTTGTGCTGCAGATGACAATGTTATGGTTACAAATATGATAAAGTGCAACTACATGCAAACCATGTGGGTTGATTACTTCATTTTAAATGCATTAATTTAGACTGGTAAAAACATAAAACGAAGAGTTGTGAATATAAAGTAAAAAGGCGCTTAaccaaataatgaaaatgttaaGTTTGGTTATGTATGATTgcttaaaaaaaagaaaggttTTCTTATATGAGCAAAGGATACGGTTTCAAAA contains:
- the LOC101510518 gene encoding pro-cathepsin H produces the protein MAQWSLLIVLFCVATAAAGLSFDDTNPIRMVSDMEEQLLQVIGESHHALSFVRFANRYGKRYDTVDEMKRRFNIFTDNLELIKSTNKRRLGYTLGVNHFADWTWEEFRTHRLGAAQNCSATLKGNHKITDANLPEEKDWRKEGIVSHVKDQGSCGSCWTFSTTGALEAAYAQAFGKNISLSEQQLVDCAGSFNNFGCSGGLPSQAFEYIKYNGGLETEEAYPYTGENGLCKFTSKNVAVRVLESVNITLGAEDELKHAVAFARPVSVAFQVVDDFRLYKKGVYTSTTCGSTPMDVNHAVLAVGYGVEDGVPYWLIKNSWGSEWGDHGYFKMEMGKNMCGVATCSSYPVVA